The following are from one region of the Polaribacter marinaquae genome:
- a CDS encoding RteC domain-containing protein: MYYVKLFSIESKRPRSSNKSQVKYFNNHIDRLQNYFNDNLEFYHYFRRGAIFLDEEYFMRGKADIRLFPDSLSFFTDDKFSTSHDTTVATIMAYDMLIIYLKREIDKLENNNSMETNFNAFKKQSKLFWTGNKTDLIELIYALHSSGSVNSGTADIKEMASACEQMFNIDLGDYYRTFLEIRSRKINQTKFIDKLKQSLENKMLDSDE, encoded by the coding sequence ATATATTATGTCAAATTATTTAGTATAGAAAGTAAAAGACCAAGAAGTAGTAATAAATCTCAAGTAAAATACTTCAATAATCACATAGATAGGCTTCAAAACTATTTTAATGATAATCTAGAATTTTATCATTATTTCAGAAGAGGAGCCATTTTTTTAGATGAAGAATATTTTATGAGAGGTAAAGCAGATATTAGGCTATTTCCAGACTCATTATCATTTTTTACAGATGATAAATTTTCTACGAGTCACGATACAACTGTGGCTACTATTATGGCATATGATATGTTAATCATCTATCTAAAAAGAGAAATAGATAAACTTGAAAACAATAATAGTATGGAAACCAATTTCAATGCATTTAAAAAGCAGTCAAAACTTTTTTGGACTGGAAATAAAACCGATTTAATAGAGCTTATCTATGCACTTCATAGTTCTGGTTCCGTAAATAGTGGTACTGCAGATATTAAAGAAATGGCATCAGCTTGCGAGCAAATGTTTAATATAGACCTTGGTGATTATTATAGGACATTTTTAGAAATTCGTTCACGCAAAATTAATCAAACCAAATTCATAGATAAACTTAAACAATCCTTAGAAAATAAGATGTTAGATTCTGATGAATAA
- a CDS encoding helix-turn-helix domain-containing protein has product MAATIITTEDLREFKEELLEDIKAMINHQSGFAPKKWLKSPEVRDLLSISPGTLQNLRINGTLPYSKVGGVIYYDYEEIQKVLEENRIHNKF; this is encoded by the coding sequence ATGGCAGCAACTATTATTACTACAGAAGATTTAAGAGAGTTCAAAGAAGAATTATTAGAAGACATTAAAGCAATGATTAACCATCAATCAGGTTTCGCACCTAAAAAATGGTTAAAATCTCCAGAGGTTAGAGACTTGTTAAGTATTTCTCCAGGTACATTACAAAATTTAAGAATCAATGGAACACTCCCCTATTCTAAAGTTGGTGGTGTTATTTATTACGACTACGAAGAAATTCAAAAAGTACTAGAAGAAAATCGCATTCATAACAAGTTCTAA
- a CDS encoding ATPase has protein sequence MIKIQPHIIQEGSVQFQLGVQNGNQIKYDFPKMLIYLEAKGKLLFGKNFKIYSEDETVLYKLCIYFIRDFETCRKLKIDPNKGILLSGPVGCGKTSLMKLLPFIVPHQNQHSLIPARNITFSFNKSGFKIIEDYGNNGFYCFDDLGVETTGRHFGKDCNVMGEILLSRYDLFLKRKIRTHTTTNLNAQELESRYGIRVRSRMRELFNLIAFDKESLDKRK, from the coding sequence ATGATTAAAATACAACCACATATCATTCAAGAAGGAAGTGTGCAATTTCAATTGGGCGTACAGAATGGAAATCAAATAAAATACGATTTTCCAAAAATGTTAATCTATTTAGAAGCAAAAGGAAAATTATTATTTGGCAAAAATTTCAAAATATATTCAGAAGATGAAACTGTTTTATATAAACTATGTATCTATTTCATTCGTGATTTTGAAACTTGCAGAAAATTAAAGATAGATCCAAACAAAGGTATTTTATTGTCAGGACCAGTAGGTTGTGGAAAAACAAGTTTAATGAAATTATTACCGTTTATTGTACCTCATCAAAATCAACATAGTCTAATCCCTGCAAGAAATATCACTTTCAGTTTTAATAAAAGCGGTTTTAAAATTATTGAGGATTATGGAAATAATGGCTTTTATTGTTTTGATGATTTAGGTGTAGAAACCACAGGAAGACATTTTGGTAAAGATTGCAATGTAATGGGAGAAATTCTCTTGTCTCGCTATGATTTGTTCTTAAAACGTAAAATTAGAACACACACCACTACAAACTTAAATGCACAAGAATTAGAGAGCAGATATGGTATTCGTGTACGTTCCAGAATGCGTGAATTATTTAATTTGATTGCTTTTGATAAAGAAAGTTTAGATAAACGAAAATAG
- a CDS encoding sce7726 family protein, translated as MQVAKNIESLRNLSQILSPANFKKIVKDKNYFDTFYRINKHTKISDSTTNFEVINAIYKSLLGTYKNEYIYKNILLNQKLLKKYSLKNSIALSEFKIGNSIADFVILNGEARVYEIKTELDGLDKLDKQLADYKKFADKIYVVSNSKHIPNLLVKFHNTEIGLIELTKRNALKTIKKAEQNFSFSHETLFKSLRKDEYISLLKKHFGAIPVVPNTLIFRECFKLSKKIDILEFQKLVIKELKFRNISNPELFNDDLVPDSLKHICYTLNFSKKDFIELEDFLYKKSKLCISHMSEVNNLN; from the coding sequence ATGCAAGTAGCTAAAAATATAGAAAGTTTAAGGAATTTATCACAAATTCTATCTCCTGCTAATTTTAAAAAAATAGTAAAGGATAAGAATTATTTTGATACATTTTATCGTATTAACAAACACACTAAAATATCAGATTCTACCACTAACTTTGAAGTCATTAATGCTATTTACAAATCACTTTTAGGTACTTACAAAAATGAATATATTTATAAAAACATCCTTTTAAATCAAAAACTTCTTAAAAAGTATAGCTTAAAAAATTCAATAGCACTATCAGAATTTAAAATTGGTAATTCAATAGCAGACTTTGTTATTTTAAATGGTGAAGCTCGTGTTTATGAAATAAAAACTGAATTAGATGGTTTAGATAAATTGGATAAACAATTAGCAGATTATAAAAAATTTGCTGATAAAATCTATGTGGTTTCAAATTCAAAACACATTCCTAATCTATTAGTTAAGTTTCATAACACAGAAATTGGTTTAATTGAATTAACAAAAAGAAACGCGCTTAAAACTATTAAAAAAGCAGAACAAAATTTTTCATTTTCCCACGAAACACTATTCAAGAGTTTAAGAAAAGATGAATATATTAGTTTACTGAAAAAACATTTTGGAGCAATTCCTGTTGTTCCTAACACACTAATTTTTAGAGAGTGTTTTAAACTTTCAAAAAAAATAGATATTTTAGAGTTTCAAAAATTAGTTATCAAAGAATTAAAATTTAGAAATATTTCTAATCCAGAATTATTTAATGATGATTTAGTCCCAGATTCATTAAAACATATCTGTTACACTTTAAATTTTTCAAAAAAAGATTTCATTGAATTAGAAGATTTTCTTTATAAAAAAAGTAAGCTATGTATTTCCCATATGTCAGAGGTAAACAATTTGAATTAA
- a CDS encoding sce7725 family protein yields MYFPYVRGKQFELIALRELCGLLPNFSTKISPVIEPIKGSSTLKSALKTLASENVNFSVIINPKVGGLVGEGNKIIGLLKEVLQHYNNYQVAIIIDTKIEEQIPALIEGVNSLELDYKGVTLIHNSEISEVSITEIQSNINVIYNIIYFSHTSRRYYRLFTEDSRISLDDYFRDMPRNADYLEVGESPFSEEYSFYKAEGFFGFSDFLTVGDNYSDSGFLPRAVAMHLSYINASGKIMVKHFVSDSNGDVSDIGGKFAEALEKLVNWCVSNNINTKAVEVYKDLHNRGHFPGLGTLKKLSIMNHIELIVDKI; encoded by the coding sequence ATGTATTTCCCATATGTCAGAGGTAAACAATTTGAATTAATCGCGTTACGAGAATTATGTGGTTTACTACCAAATTTTTCAACTAAAATTTCACCTGTAATCGAACCAATTAAAGGTTCTTCTACCTTAAAATCTGCATTAAAAACTTTAGCATCTGAAAATGTAAACTTTAGTGTTATTATCAATCCTAAAGTGGGTGGTTTAGTTGGTGAGGGTAATAAAATTATAGGTCTTTTAAAAGAGGTATTGCAACATTATAATAATTATCAAGTTGCAATAATTATAGACACAAAAATTGAAGAGCAAATTCCAGCTTTAATTGAAGGTGTAAATAGTTTAGAGTTAGATTATAAAGGCGTTACTTTAATTCATAATTCTGAAATATCAGAAGTTAGTATTACTGAAATTCAAAGTAACATAAACGTTATTTACAATATTATTTACTTTAGTCATACAAGTAGGCGTTATTATAGATTATTCACTGAAGATAGCAGAATTTCATTAGATGATTATTTTAGAGATATGCCAAGAAATGCAGATTATCTTGAAGTAGGGGAAAGTCCTTTTTCTGAAGAATACAGTTTTTATAAAGCTGAAGGGTTTTTCGGTTTTTCTGATTTTTTAACGGTTGGTGACAATTATTCAGATTCAGGTTTTTTACCAAGAGCTGTTGCAATGCATTTATCTTACATTAATGCATCAGGTAAAATAATGGTAAAACATTTTGTATCTGACTCAAATGGTGATGTATCTGATATAGGAGGTAAATTCGCAGAAGCACTTGAAAAACTTGTTAATTGGTGTGTTAGCAATAATATAAACACCAAAGCTGTTGAAGTTTATAAAGATCTTCATAATCGAGGACATTTCCCTGGTTTAGGTACCTTAAAAAAACTATCAATAATGAATCATATCGAATTAATTGTAGATAAGATTTAA
- a CDS encoding RES family NAD+ phosphorylase, translating to MDVDSEFNLAQSVKKDFNLTTNLVDDNKLLFESIFVDEEEILNELFNENVSSEIKIELISETNQIHSIWKEFKDEIKSVNRYHIKNTIDLKKLANFFNHESFYKTIKKGRIFYRCRISDKIGFNSNQMGNPPNELATGGRANPKGISYLYIADKLETSLYETRASLFDYVTVGEFRLNEDLKILNLRNPKDDPIPWSENEAIEDFLTYVPFIQTLQKEISLPIRKRDKQLDYIPTQYISEFIKSLGFDGVEYQSSLFAEGYNLAVFNPDKLECIATKVYEIENIKLHHKLLDNS from the coding sequence GTGGATGTTGATTCAGAATTTAATTTAGCACAATCCGTAAAAAAAGACTTTAATCTCACTACTAATTTAGTTGATGATAATAAACTATTATTTGAATCAATTTTTGTAGATGAAGAAGAAATTTTAAATGAATTATTTAATGAGAATGTATCATCAGAAATAAAGATTGAACTAATTTCTGAAACAAATCAAATTCATAGTATTTGGAAGGAATTCAAGGATGAAATCAAATCTGTAAATCGATATCATATTAAAAATACCATTGATTTAAAAAAATTAGCTAATTTCTTCAATCACGAAAGCTTCTATAAAACAATAAAAAAAGGGCGTATCTTTTATAGATGTCGTATATCAGATAAAATTGGTTTTAATTCAAACCAAATGGGCAATCCACCTAACGAACTCGCTACTGGTGGTAGAGCAAATCCTAAAGGAATATCTTATTTATATATAGCTGATAAGTTAGAAACATCATTATATGAAACAAGAGCATCTTTATTTGATTATGTTACAGTTGGCGAATTTCGGTTAAATGAGGATTTAAAAATTCTTAATTTAAGAAATCCGAAAGACGACCCTATTCCTTGGTCTGAAAATGAAGCCATAGAAGATTTTTTAACCTATGTTCCATTTATACAGACTTTACAAAAAGAGATCTCGTTACCAATAAGAAAAAGAGATAAACAATTAGATTATATTCCTACTCAATATATTTCGGAATTTATCAAATCATTAGGTTTTGATGGTGTAGAATATCAGAGTTCATTATTTGCTGAAGGTTATAATTTAGCCGTTTTCAATCCAGATAAATTAGAATGCATTGCTACAAAAGTTTATGAAATTGAAAATATAAAACTACATCATAAGTTACTTGATAATAGTTAA
- a CDS encoding DUF5675 family protein — translation MELLLQRAYFKQGTNGTLFASDTSFDSVQDRFLCHTIELPWRNNKRNISCIPEGVYEIEPRFSKRFQHHLILKNVRSRSFILFHPANDALKDLQGCIAPVTYLNGIGRGVYSRNAMQKLLSLVYQAKDRKERITLTIKSQNYENYRTLSKTNS, via the coding sequence ATGGAATTGCTATTGCAAAGAGCATATTTTAAACAGGGTACCAATGGTACTCTGTTTGCTTCTGATACATCTTTCGACAGTGTTCAAGACAGGTTCCTTTGTCATACCATTGAGTTACCCTGGAGAAATAACAAAAGAAATATTTCTTGTATACCAGAAGGAGTATATGAAATAGAGCCAAGGTTTTCAAAAAGGTTTCAGCATCATTTGATTTTGAAAAATGTACGAAGTAGAAGCTTTATTTTATTTCACCCTGCGAATGATGCACTTAAAGATTTACAAGGCTGTATTGCTCCTGTAACTTATTTAAATGGAATTGGCAGAGGTGTTTATTCTAGAAATGCAATGCAGAAATTATTGTCTTTAGTATATCAAGCTAAAGATCGAAAAGAAAGAATAACATTAACCATTAAATCACAGAATTATGAAAATTATAGAACGCTATCAAAAACCAACTCCTAA
- a CDS encoding site-specific integrase, with product MKTSTTFSMLFWLKQSKAKNGKAPLYARLTVNGQRVEISLKRKIKVANWNSSKNRVKGTNQEARTINEYLNQVQKGIVQSKNELTLENKFITSQAIKSRYLKEDEQNHTINDIIKYHNEDMVNKLRWGTQKNYYTTQKYISRFIKKRFNTSDMYLKQLDYNFILKFEKFLREYQPLDHQKKMGNNSVMKHIERFRKMITLSFKLEWIERDPFINFKAKFDKVERGYLTEMELESIEEKQFSIPRLQLVKDLFIFSCYTGLSYIDVINLTEENINLGIDGELWIIKKREKTNKQLRIPILPKAKKLIDKYKTYPKPVINGTIFPKISNQKLNSYLKEVADVCSIKKNLTFHLARHTFATTVTLTNGVPIETVSQLLGHSRISTTQIYAKVIERKVSEDIAALKKKLIS from the coding sequence ATGAAAACTTCTACCACCTTCAGTATGCTGTTTTGGTTAAAACAATCTAAAGCTAAAAACGGTAAAGCACCGTTGTACGCAAGACTTACGGTAAATGGACAAAGAGTTGAAATCAGTTTAAAAAGAAAAATTAAAGTTGCAAATTGGAACTCCTCAAAAAATCGAGTAAAAGGGACAAATCAAGAAGCAAGAACAATCAACGAATATTTAAACCAGGTACAAAAAGGGATTGTTCAATCTAAAAATGAATTAACACTTGAAAATAAATTCATCACCTCCCAAGCTATTAAATCAAGATATTTAAAAGAAGATGAACAGAACCATACTATAAACGATATTATTAAATATCATAATGAAGATATGGTAAATAAATTAAGATGGGGTACACAAAAGAACTATTATACTACTCAAAAATATATATCAAGGTTTATTAAAAAACGCTTTAATACATCAGATATGTATTTAAAGCAATTGGATTATAATTTCATTTTAAAATTTGAGAAATTCTTAAGAGAATATCAGCCATTAGACCATCAAAAGAAAATGGGAAACAATTCAGTAATGAAGCATATTGAAAGATTTCGAAAAATGATAACATTATCTTTTAAATTAGAGTGGATTGAAAGAGACCCTTTTATTAATTTTAAAGCAAAATTCGATAAAGTAGAACGAGGTTATTTAACGGAAATGGAATTAGAAAGCATTGAAGAAAAACAATTTTCAATACCTCGACTTCAGTTGGTAAAGGATTTATTCATCTTCTCTTGTTACACAGGATTAAGTTATATTGATGTTATCAATTTAACAGAAGAAAATATTAATTTGGGTATCGATGGAGAATTGTGGATTATCAAAAAAAGAGAAAAAACAAATAAACAGTTAAGGATTCCAATCCTTCCAAAGGCAAAAAAGTTAATCGATAAATATAAAACTTACCCAAAACCTGTAATAAATGGAACTATTTTTCCTAAAATTTCTAATCAAAAATTGAATTCTTATTTAAAAGAGGTTGCCGATGTTTGTTCAATAAAAAAGAATCTTACTTTTCATCTGGCTCGTCACACATTTGCTACTACTGTTACTTTAACTAATGGAGTACCAATAGAAACTGTTTCTCAACTTCTAGGTCATTCAAGGATTTCCACTACTCAAATTTATGCTAAAGTTATTGAAAGAAAAGTGAGTGAAGATATAGCAGCTTTAAAGAAAAAATTAATTAGTTGA
- a CDS encoding hybrid sensor histidine kinase/response regulator transcription factor, with product MKYNKILLFTFLITISFLRSFGQTQPIFQKIDQTQGLSSSKITGIVKEKNGFIWISTQNGLNRYDGNIIKVYNKQNSNIESNDISSLYLDSKNRIWLTSYGGGLNLYDNINDDFISFKNLINDENSFISNRINTIKEDTNGFFWIGTEKGLCLFNYELNKITGFSNKGKNKLNITSIYQDKMGNLWLGTFSNGLLYFNTKNKEFKKIHTESKQTKNPINVIEELNSDKILLGTSGSGLLIVDLKTQKISNFFYNNPSLNDKVKIVRSIRKDSEDNLWIGTDGYGLFELQYPNSKEPVIHNYMYNSQQASVAGNAIYVITEDDDSNIWIGTAWNGISVLDKKNKTEIMLSDITGLNPTPVLSIFQNEENIYLGLDGNGLNIYNKKNKKTLFFDKDKIGAKYIQKIIQTKEGNIWLGTFSNGLLKLDKKNKSVIKYKNAFNDNSSLSFDNVRDFIEDEKGDLWIATWGGGLNYLDVKKETFSRFNLPNYNLVSILKDKDKIWATSYGGGLTLFNVNKKEFVNYSFKEKDSTTISSNNLFSILKDTNGYLWIGTSGAGVNRMNLSSNKVDRFENFEDIKYKTITSIIEDNENNIWFGTKKGIIRYSYENNTFTTFSNLNGDFHINSAFKDKQGFLYFGGINGVLKFDPKTVSNTNLQPKVIIRNFKIFNKEVPIEEKGILNKNINITTEITLEHFHNVITFEFSALKFPISTNYEYAIKMENFDEDWRTIGRDRTATFTNLSPGNYVFKVKSKEIGSSWGTDFSSLKINIQKPYWLTWWAYSFYFIVFLIFLYLLRKYILAWGKLKSSLELEKITHEKDTELYNSKQQFFTNISHEIRTPVTLILSSINRLFDNQNTKDKKQIKAAHTIRRNSNLLLRLVNELLDVRKLETNDIVLNVSKGELISFAKEIYLSFSDIASDRNIKYIFNTDENLIYLWFDNNQLEKVIFNLLSNAFKFTNDGGKIELKIVAIANEVLLSVKDTGIGLSVNDQEKIFNRFYQVKYTHTKNNKGFGLGLSIVKDIVKLHKGNINVSSELKKGSSFEITLLKGNEHFNDNTTINLENFEEANTKEKLQKKISIRKNKKETILIVEDNVEIQDSLKDLLENENYTILQAFNGVQGLKLASTNLPNLIISDVMMPEMDGFQLSNKIKANGITSHIPLILLTAKTANDDKLKGFEKGVDAYITKPYNEEILINRIKNILKNRVLLKQKFTTEKLVNPKEVIVNSKDQLFLEGIYKVLEENLQENNLKADVISQSLNMSHSSLYKKIKSLTGLTYIEFIRDYKLSIAKQLIEENGYSVSEACYKVGYTDRKYFSKLFKNKFKENPSFYLKH from the coding sequence TTGAAATACAATAAAATACTTTTATTTACATTTTTAATAACCATATCTTTTTTGAGAAGTTTTGGGCAAACTCAACCAATATTTCAAAAAATAGATCAAACTCAGGGTCTTTCAAGCTCAAAAATTACAGGAATTGTAAAAGAAAAAAATGGATTTATTTGGATTAGTACTCAAAATGGACTGAACAGATATGATGGTAATATTATAAAAGTCTATAACAAGCAAAATAGTAATATAGAATCTAATGATATTTCTAGCCTTTATTTAGATAGTAAAAATAGGATTTGGCTAACTTCTTATGGTGGTGGATTAAATTTATATGATAACATAAATGATGATTTTATATCTTTTAAAAATTTAATTAATGATGAAAATTCTTTTATTTCTAATAGAATTAATACAATTAAAGAAGATACAAATGGCTTTTTTTGGATTGGTACAGAAAAAGGATTGTGCTTATTTAATTATGAATTAAATAAAATTACTGGTTTTTCTAATAAGGGGAAAAATAAACTTAACATAACGAGTATTTACCAAGATAAAATGGGCAATTTATGGTTAGGTACTTTTTCAAATGGTTTACTTTACTTTAACACTAAAAATAAAGAATTTAAAAAAATACATACAGAAAGTAAACAAACAAAAAACCCTATTAATGTAATTGAAGAATTAAATTCTGATAAAATTTTATTGGGAACTTCTGGAAGTGGTTTATTAATCGTTGATTTAAAAACTCAAAAAATATCAAACTTTTTCTACAACAATCCATCGTTAAATGATAAGGTTAAGATTGTTCGTTCAATCAGAAAAGATAGCGAAGATAATTTATGGATTGGTACAGATGGTTATGGTTTATTTGAATTGCAATATCCAAATAGTAAAGAGCCAGTCATTCATAACTATATGTATAATTCTCAACAGGCATCTGTAGCTGGTAATGCTATATATGTAATAACTGAAGATGATGATTCAAATATATGGATTGGTACTGCTTGGAATGGTATAAGTGTTTTAGATAAAAAAAATAAAACTGAAATTATGCTCAGTGATATTACTGGTTTAAACCCTACTCCTGTTTTATCAATTTTTCAAAATGAAGAAAATATTTACCTAGGTTTAGATGGTAATGGGCTAAATATCTACAACAAGAAAAATAAAAAGACACTATTTTTTGACAAAGATAAAATAGGTGCTAAATATATTCAAAAGATCATTCAAACAAAAGAGGGTAATATCTGGTTAGGCACTTTTAGTAATGGACTTCTTAAATTGGATAAAAAAAACAAAAGTGTAATAAAATATAAAAATGCTTTTAATGATAATTCGTCATTAAGTTTTGATAATGTAAGAGACTTTATTGAAGATGAAAAAGGTGATTTATGGATTGCAACTTGGGGAGGTGGTTTAAATTATTTAGATGTTAAAAAAGAAACCTTTTCAAGATTCAATTTACCAAACTATAATTTAGTTTCAATTCTAAAAGACAAAGATAAAATCTGGGCAACTTCTTATGGTGGAGGTTTAACTCTTTTTAATGTTAATAAAAAAGAGTTTGTAAACTACAGTTTTAAAGAAAAAGATTCCACTACTATAAGCAGTAATAATCTTTTTTCTATTCTAAAAGACACAAATGGATACTTATGGATTGGCACCTCTGGAGCAGGTGTTAATAGAATGAATTTGAGCTCAAATAAAGTTGATCGTTTTGAAAATTTTGAAGACATTAAATATAAAACAATTACTTCAATAATTGAAGATAATGAAAATAACATCTGGTTTGGAACTAAAAAAGGAATTATAAGATATAGTTACGAGAATAATACTTTTACTACTTTCAGTAATTTAAATGGGGATTTCCATATTAATTCTGCTTTTAAAGACAAACAAGGTTTTCTTTATTTTGGTGGAATTAATGGCGTCCTAAAATTTGATCCAAAAACAGTATCTAATACTAATTTACAACCAAAAGTTATAATTAGAAATTTTAAAATTTTTAATAAAGAAGTACCTATAGAAGAAAAAGGAATCCTAAATAAAAATATAAATATAACAACAGAGATTACACTCGAACATTTTCATAATGTAATTACTTTTGAGTTTTCAGCATTAAAATTTCCAATTTCTACAAATTACGAATATGCAATTAAAATGGAAAATTTTGACGAGGACTGGAGAACTATAGGTAGAGACAGAACTGCAACTTTTACTAATCTATCTCCAGGAAACTATGTTTTCAAAGTAAAAAGTAAAGAAATTGGTTCAAGTTGGGGAACTGATTTTTCATCACTTAAAATAAATATTCAAAAACCATATTGGCTAACTTGGTGGGCATATTCCTTTTATTTTATAGTATTCTTAATTTTTCTTTACTTGTTAAGAAAATATATTTTAGCCTGGGGAAAGTTAAAGTCTAGCTTAGAATTAGAAAAAATTACACATGAAAAAGATACTGAATTATACAATTCTAAACAACAATTTTTTACAAACATTTCTCACGAAATAAGAACACCAGTAACTTTAATATTAAGCTCTATAAACAGATTATTTGATAATCAAAACACCAAAGATAAAAAGCAAATTAAGGCTGCACATACTATTAGAAGAAATAGTAATTTACTTTTAAGATTAGTTAACGAACTTTTAGATGTTAGAAAATTAGAAACGAATGACATTGTTTTAAATGTTTCAAAAGGAGAACTCATCTCTTTTGCTAAAGAAATTTATTTATCATTTTCAGATATTGCTTCAGATAGAAATATTAAATACATTTTTAATACAGATGAAAATTTAATCTATTTATGGTTTGATAATAATCAATTAGAAAAAGTCATTTTTAACTTACTTTCCAATGCATTTAAATTCACAAATGATGGAGGTAAAATTGAATTAAAAATTGTAGCTATTGCAAATGAAGTACTTCTATCTGTAAAAGATACTGGCATTGGTTTATCTGTAAATGATCAAGAAAAAATATTCAACAGATTTTACCAAGTAAAATATACACATACTAAAAATAACAAAGGTTTTGGTCTTGGTTTATCGATAGTAAAAGACATTGTAAAATTACACAAAGGAAACATTAATGTTTCAAGTGAATTAAAAAAAGGAAGTTCTTTTGAGATAACATTATTAAAAGGAAACGAGCATTTTAATGATAATACAACTATCAATCTCGAAAATTTTGAAGAAGCAAATACTAAAGAGAAATTACAAAAGAAAATTTCTATTAGAAAAAACAAGAAAGAAACGATTTTAATTGTTGAAGATAATGTTGAAATTCAAGATTCTTTAAAAGATCTTTTAGAAAACGAAAACTACACAATACTGCAAGCTTTCAATGGTGTTCAGGGTTTAAAATTGGCATCAACAAATTTACCAAATTTAATTATTAGTGATGTAATGATGCCAGAAATGGATGGTTTTCAATTATCAAACAAAATTAAGGCAAATGGTATTACAAGTCATATTCCTCTTATTTTATTAACTGCAAAAACGGCAAATGACGATAAATTAAAAGGTTTTGAAAAAGGTGTAGATGCTTATATTACAAAACCTTACAACGAAGAAATTTTAATCAATAGAATAAAAAATATTCTAAAAAACAGAGTATTATTAAAACAAAAATTTACAACTGAAAAATTGGTTAACCCTAAAGAAGTGATTGTAAACTCAAAAGATCAGTTGTTTTTGGAAGGTATTTATAAAGTTTTAGAAGAAAACTTGCAGGAGAATAATTTAAAAGCAGATGTAATTTCTCAAAGTTTAAATATGAGTCATTCTTCTTTGTATAAAAAAATAAAATCCTTAACAGGCTTAACTTATATAGAATTTATTAGAGATTATAAATTATCTATCGCAAAACAATTGATTGAAGAAAATGGCTATTCTGTTTCAGAGGCTTGCTATAAAGTAGGCTATACAGACAGAAAATACTTTAGTAAATTATTTAAAAATAAGTTCAAAGAAAATCCTTCTTTCTATTTAAAACATTAA